From the genome of Candidatus Cloacimonadota bacterium:
TTAGCTTCAGAAGGTGAAACTGAAATTTCTCGTGTATACCATCTGGATAGAGGATATGAAAGACTGGAAACTAAACTTGCTCAGCTTGGAGCTGATATAAAAAGAGTTGAAGACAATTAAGCCACGAATTTACACCCGTCCTCTCCATCCTCCGAAGTATAGAACTTCTACGGAGGACGGGCGCAGTCCCGATTAAATCGGGACGGAGGGTGGACGAATTACCACAAATAAGAAATTGGGTTTTGTGAAATATTTTTAATCATTCAATTGTCTGTGAACTTTAAATCATGCTACTGTTTCAGAAAGACTAAGTTTCTTAATATAATAAATCAGCTGATGACTATAATTTATTATTTCATTATAAATATGTAGTAAAAAATTCTTTGTGTCTTAGTGGTAAAAAAATGAGTAAATTCATAAGAAATCTTTTAGTTTCTGTATTATTTATTGGTTACTTTCCAATTGCATCAGGAACACTTGCCAGTGCAGTAACTGCTGTTTTATATTATTTTTTCCTTCCAGAGCTTACAACAACAGAAAATCTCTTACTCATAATTATTATTGTCTTAGTTAGTCTTATATTTGTTCCGATTATAAAAAAAGCAGAAAAGGACCTGGGGCATGACAGCCGTAAAATAGTTATTGATGAAGTTTTTGGTTATTGCATTGCAATCGTTTTCCTTCCACATTCCTTAATGATTGCTATCTATGCTTTTGTTATTTTTAGAGTATTTGATATTGCAAAACCAACTCCAATACATCAAATTCAAGAATTACCACACGGATGGGGAGTTATCGCGGATGATATAATGGCTGGAATTTATACTAATATTATCTTGCAAATATTGGTAATAGTGTTTCCGAGGTTTTTTTGATTATTTTTAATAATCTGTGATTAGTTCAATTTTCATTTCGTTAGAAGAATAAAGGTTTAAAATCTTTAAAAAACTTAACCAAACTTGTAGTAATAAAATTTTAGATAAGACAATATCTTGTAGAACTTTTGGCAATAAAAAACAGTGCGGTGCACAATTGCATGCACACCGCACTTTCAATATACTGTATGTATCCAAGCTATAATTTCACAACATCTTGTGCTTGGGGACCTTTATCCCCTTTTACAACGGTGAAACTTACTTTTTGCCCTTCATCTAAAGCACGATATCCTTCACCTTTAATTGAACTGTAGTGAACAAAAACATCTTCTCCATTATCGCGTTCAATAAAGCCAAAACCTTTTGTAGCATTGAACCATTTGACAGTACCTGTTTCGGTTTTTGCCATTAGACAGAAATCTCCTTTATATTAATACTGTTGGTATAAGACATTCCAAACCGATTTCAGAAGAGTTTCTTCATCTGGATTAGAGTGACTTCCAACAATCGCTAAATTTTAGTATGTTTTTATTATTGTCAAGAGAAATAAAAAAAGATTGAAATTTTTGAAATAAAATTTGACAAAAAAAATTACAAATAGTAATAAAGTTGACTGTAAAATATGAAAGCAAAAGTTAAGTATATTGATAAACTGCAATTTTGTGCTGTTTCAGACTCAAACCATAGCATCATTATTGATGCAGATAAAAATTTAAGTTATGATCAGGGCATAAGACCAAAAGAGCTATTATTGATGGGATTAGCCGGTTGTACAGCTATGGATGTGGCATCTATTTTAAAAAAGATGCATATTAATTTCTCAAATTTTTCAGTTACTGCGGAAGCAAAACTTACAGATGAGCATCCAAAAGTGTTTAGTTCTATAACAATACATTACAAAATCTCTGGCAATGTTGATAAAGATAAATTGGAAAAGGCAATCAAATTATCTCAAGATCGTTATTGTGGTGTCTCTGCGATGTTGAGAAAGACTGCTCCAATATCATATACTTATGAAATGACTAATTGCAAATTTCTAATTTCTAATCCGTCTGGACGCCGCGACCGGTAAAACTTCAAATATCAAATGACAAAAATAAAAGGGT
Proteins encoded in this window:
- a CDS encoding cold-shock protein, which translates into the protein MAKTETGTVKWFNATKGFGFIERDNGEDVFVHYSSIKGEGYRALDEGQKVSFTVVKGDKGPQAQDVVKL
- a CDS encoding OsmC family protein, producing MKAKVKYIDKLQFCAVSDSNHSIIIDADKNLSYDQGIRPKELLLMGLAGCTAMDVASILKKMHINFSNFSVTAEAKLTDEHPKVFSSITIHYKISGNVDKDKLEKAIKLSQDRYCGVSAMLRKTAPISYTYEMTNCKFLISNPSGRRDR
- a CDS encoding phosphatidylglycerophosphatase A, which encodes MSKFIRNLLVSVLFIGYFPIASGTLASAVTAVLYYFFLPELTTTENLLLIIIIVLVSLIFVPIIKKAEKDLGHDSRKIVIDEVFGYCIAIVFLPHSLMIAIYAFVIFRVFDIAKPTPIHQIQELPHGWGVIADDIMAGIYTNIILQILVIVFPRFF